From Acidobacteriota bacterium, a single genomic window includes:
- a CDS encoding tetratricopeptide repeat protein, which translates to MKKMFLGKVFLLTALVAASFAQDDAFRQGLDQFNAGRYEQAIVAFQKAVEASPSNYAALYNIGLCHYKLERYDKAVEFFRGAVRIKPDYTVAYVQLGNALDYLDRYSEAIAAYQKAIEIDPANSDAYFELGVAHYRKNLFSESIKAFQRCVAIDPTNAEAYYRLGIDYRELDDEANAVSAFRKSVDLGVRNGLAQYELAKIYRDRDQVDDAVQMFKEAVRLKPDLADAHKRLGDLYVDLERFDDAIGAFREAIRIEPDFVAAHLGLGNAYYNQELYAESIPHYKKTVELNPDYVVGNVYLADAYLNSKQYELAVPYYQKAIALDSNRTDAYYSLGICYVNLKNPESARVQYEKLKTLDDDLATKLLDAIQKMKE; encoded by the coding sequence ATGAAGAAGATGTTCCTTGGCAAAGTTTTTCTCCTGACAGCACTCGTTGCGGCGTCGTTCGCTCAGGACGATGCATTCCGGCAAGGCCTGGATCAGTTCAACGCTGGCCGATACGAGCAGGCGATCGTTGCGTTTCAAAAAGCGGTCGAAGCATCCCCGTCGAATTATGCCGCGCTTTACAACATCGGGCTATGTCATTACAAACTTGAGCGTTATGACAAAGCGGTGGAGTTTTTTCGCGGTGCGGTACGAATAAAACCCGATTACACCGTTGCTTATGTTCAGCTCGGAAACGCCCTCGATTATCTTGATCGTTACAGTGAAGCGATTGCGGCGTATCAAAAGGCGATCGAGATCGATCCGGCAAATTCGGACGCCTATTTCGAACTGGGCGTTGCGCATTACCGCAAGAATCTCTTTTCGGAGTCGATAAAGGCTTTCCAGCGGTGCGTTGCGATTGACCCGACAAATGCGGAGGCATACTATCGTCTCGGAATCGATTATCGGGAACTCGATGACGAAGCGAACGCCGTCAGTGCCTTCCGGAAATCGGTGGATCTTGGAGTCAGGAATGGTTTGGCGCAGTATGAGCTGGCGAAGATCTATCGCGACCGTGATCAGGTTGACGATGCCGTGCAAATGTTCAAGGAAGCGGTCAGGTTGAAGCCCGATCTCGCGGACGCCCACAAGCGGCTCGGCGACCTTTATGTCGATCTGGAGAGGTTCGACGACGCGATCGGGGCATTCCGCGAAGCGATCCGCATCGAGCCTGACTTTGTAGCTGCGCACCTCGGACTCGGCAACGCATACTACAATCAGGAGCTTTACGCCGAATCGATACCGCATTACAAAAAGACCGTCGAATTGAACCCGGACTATGTCGTCGGAAACGTTTATCTTGCGGATGCGTATCTGAATTCGAAACAGTACGAACTTGCAGTTCCGTACTATCAAAAGGCGATCGCACTCGATTCGAATCGCACCGACGCATACTACAGCCTTGGGATTTGTTACGTTAATCTGAAGAATCCCGAGTCGGCCCGCGTTCAGTATGAGAAGTTGAAAACGCTGGACGATGATTTGGCGACGAAGTTGCTCGACGCGATCCAGAAGATGAAGGAATAA
- the purE gene encoding 5-(carboxyamino)imidazole ribonucleotide mutase, with protein MNKSKNKISKSKIEKPLVAVIMGSSSDWETMKNASETLGEFGVAHECKVVSAHRTPDLLFEFAKSAESRGVEVIIAGAGGAAHLPGMCASQTVLPVLGVPVQSKALSGMDSLLSIVQMPAGVPVGTLAIGTAGAKNAALLAISILANSRPDLRRKLHEFRNAQTKAVLESDLP; from the coding sequence ATGAACAAATCCAAAAACAAGATTTCGAAATCCAAGATCGAGAAACCCTTGGTTGCAGTGATCATGGGCAGTTCGTCCGACTGGGAAACGATGAAAAACGCGTCCGAGACCCTCGGCGAGTTTGGGGTCGCGCACGAATGCAAGGTCGTCTCTGCCCATCGGACCCCGGATCTGCTGTTTGAATTCGCAAAATCCGCGGAGTCGCGCGGCGTCGAGGTGATAATCGCCGGTGCCGGCGGCGCCGCCCATCTTCCGGGAATGTGCGCTTCACAGACAGTTCTGCCGGTGCTCGGCGTACCGGTTCAAAGCAAGGCGCTTTCCGGGATGGATTCACTGCTTTCGATAGTTCAGATGCCGGCCGGAGTTCCGGTCGGAACGCTCGCGATCGGGACGGCCGGAGCCAAGAACGCCGCGTTGTTGGCGATCTCGATCCTCGCCAATTCCCGGCCTGACTTGCGACGAAAGCTCCACGAATTTCGGAATGCGCAAACGAAAGCGGTTCTGGAAAGCGATCTGCCCTAG
- a CDS encoding DNA alkylation repair protein has product MKSLEIIKAIESLGDPKNVAGMARYAIVTEKAFGVPAPQLKELAKQIKKQTADRHALALELWQTRIHEARAIAYLIDDPKQVTDRQMEEWVADFDNWAICDGTCGHLFCRSPLAYAKAYEWSARELEFVKRAGIVLMAWLAVHDKKADDARIAEFLPVLESKAGDERNFIKKAVNWSLRQIGKRSPGLNRLAVESAERIKAQNTRSARWIASDALRELKNEKTLDRLLKKGG; this is encoded by the coding sequence TTGAAATCCTTAGAAATCATCAAGGCTATCGAATCACTTGGCGATCCCAAGAACGTCGCCGGGATGGCGCGGTATGCGATCGTGACCGAAAAAGCGTTCGGCGTCCCTGCTCCGCAGCTTAAAGAACTCGCGAAACAGATCAAGAAACAGACGGCGGACCGTCACGCGTTGGCACTCGAGCTTTGGCAAACACGAATTCACGAAGCGCGCGCGATCGCCTACCTGATCGACGATCCGAAGCAGGTAACCGATCGCCAAATGGAAGAGTGGGTGGCTGACTTTGATAATTGGGCGATCTGCGACGGCACTTGCGGCCATCTCTTCTGCCGGTCGCCGCTTGCCTATGCCAAAGCCTACGAATGGTCGGCCCGCGAATTAGAGTTCGTGAAACGCGCCGGCATCGTTTTGATGGCCTGGCTCGCGGTCCACGACAAGAAGGCCGACGATGCCCGGATCGCCGAATTCCTTCCGGTATTGGAATCAAAAGCCGGCGACGAGCGGAACTTCATCAAAAAAGCGGTCAACTGGTCGCTCCGCCAGATCGGCAAGCGGAGTCCTGGACTTAACCGGCTCGCCGTCGAATCCGCTGAGCGAATCAAGGCTCAGAACACAAGATCGGCGCGCTGGATCGCTTCAGACGCGCTCCGGGAACTGAAGAACGAGAAAACTCTTGATCGGTTGTTGAAGAAAGGCGGTTGA